A window of the Mycobacteriales bacterium genome harbors these coding sequences:
- a CDS encoding ATP-binding protein: protein MADHRLLDEIAALGRHVRHWPATAIAVACPDEITRTGLRHRADAHDLPVAPSVPQAWAEIIRGQVPTDATLRLPPHPTAGRVARGFLTRTFLDWRTKSAIGTGCLIISELVTNAVRHSTTDIEVTVGKHERLLRIAVHDHTRSLPLTLDPDPTRTGGRGIAVVKALSRHFGVLATADPGKVVWAVLDA from the coding sequence GTGGCCGATCATCGCTTGCTCGACGAGATCGCCGCACTGGGTCGCCACGTACGACATTGGCCCGCGACCGCCATCGCCGTCGCCTGCCCGGACGAAATCACCCGAACCGGCCTGCGCCACAGAGCCGACGCCCACGACCTGCCCGTCGCGCCCTCGGTCCCGCAGGCTTGGGCCGAGATCATCAGGGGACAGGTTCCGACCGATGCCACCCTCCGGTTACCACCTCACCCGACGGCGGGACGCGTCGCTCGGGGATTCCTCACCCGTACGTTCCTCGACTGGCGCACCAAGAGTGCCATCGGAACCGGTTGTCTGATCATCAGCGAACTGGTGACCAACGCGGTCCGCCACAGCACCACCGACATCGAGGTGACTGTCGGCAAACACGAGCGACTCCTGCGCATCGCGGTACACGACCACACCCGATCCCTCCCGCTCACTCTCGATCCGGACCCGACCCGAACCGGCGGCAGAGGGATCGCCGTTGTCAAGGCGCTGAGTCGTCACTTCGGTGTGCTGGCGACAGCAGAC